The genome window TGACGAAAATTAAGGTCTAGAGGGTTAAGTGGGAAAGAATAAACATAGTTAGGCTAGTTGACAAAAACAATCTATACGCCTTTTGCACATGTGTTCGAATCTTACAGTATTGTAAAAAAGTTATAGCTTTGTCAAGAAAATGGGAactattattagcactccaaaaatcttattatGCACttctcacaaatgtatttttctttctaattatataatGTTTAGaatgccaaatgagattttttgagtGTTAATAACTATTCCCAAGAGAATTAGACAATAAAAACCAACAATTcaccaagaaaacaataaaacccaataaaagaaaagagaaatctATTTTTACCAATTAAAGGTGGCAAAACTAATTTTTACCGGAATAAAACTGGCAAAACCGTCTCTTTgccaattttaaaaaaaaattaaaaactatatAAATTTGCAGAGATAGAgattgaaagaagaagaaaaaggcggACAAACGCACAGCACCCAGGTACGACTACCGATTATCcaattattttatgttttaaattttttaatttcttcttcttttaattcattattattgttgatCATTCATGTTAGACCTTAGCTTTTGTTTGGTTCCCAAGAAAATAAAGATATATCTTTTCCATGCTCGAGATGGAgaacttttttttcttatgtAATGTGTAAGTATTTATTTATGGAGTTTGCAGATCtatgaatttttaataaaactaGAAGAATTAGAGTAAATAATCCGTATTAGGAAAAAGAGATATCAAATTGACGTCCAGATTTGTTTATAATCGGTGACAATTTAATCCTCATTACTGTGATATTTTTTTGGAACTGAACTTTAATATCTCATAGTTTGATATTAATTGAGTTTTATCACACCCCAACTTTTGATGAAATTCTTAACCGTAATTGGAAAAGAGAAATAACTTTTATGCTGTGCCTAGCAAATGAAAATGATTTCTTCGTTTTCGGGGGTGTGATTAAATATTGCTAGACAAAGTCAGATTCCAAGCTATATTTGGGTGAGGAATTTCAAAATCTGAAGGAATTGAGGTCAACTTAGTAACGAATTGATCATAAACGATTATATAGGAGGATTAGACATGAGCCATTTCAAATTTCTACTATGTGCCTTGGTACAACTATATGATGCATTTCTAATCCCTCATATCTAACATTTTATCATAGTTGGATTTGTATCGaggttctaaaaaacactaAACGGTAATCAGTTGGTAGGCAAGGGCCTAGTACCTAGGAGGAGCCAGgtgggtttttaattttaattatgtcTAACTAGAGCCACTAGCCTCCACATAGCGTCAAGGCCCGCCTAGGCCACTTTTTACACAATGATTTGGAAAGTTTTAAGGACCCGGCTTCTTTGCCCTCCCACtttccatacactttcatcccctcctattatgtgtggttacggttaagccacgttaatattttatattgattttttttatagaaataataagacaaaaaacaatagtaatataaaatgttgatgtggcttaaccgtgaccgcacaaataagagaggatgagagtgtatgggaagtgggagggcagagaagccagaTCCAAGTTTTAAAGTCCAAAGTCATgataattgtaacatttttcttTACTGGGCATTTGAATCGGTGATGTCTGTAATGTCATATGCAAATGGACTTTCAAACTTGGTTTATGGTTTAGTATAGCAGCTAGATAACTTCGGAATAGTTTTTGGCTGGACACAGTGGAGCAggttatagaaaaagaaaagcaaaaactaTGGCGTTCGCCGAAAATTGTCACAACTTGATAACATTTTGAAGAAATGTTGGGTTTTTGAAATGCAGGAAGATTCGAAACCTTATGGATAACGAAGTACTCTGCAAGGATGTTTCTGGCGAGCAGGCCAGGGAGTCGCTCATCGCAATCTCTGACCCTGTAGCGGATCAGGTTCTCGACCTGAGTTTTTTGCCTGCACTGTTGGATAGGGTTGCTGCGGCGAATAAGGATGGACATGAGAAGTACGTCTCTGAACTCATGTCTATTTCTAATTTGCAATCTCCCGATATCAAAACTTGATTGTTTGCGATGTGAAAACCGTGAGGATTAGCAGCGAAGCTATCTATAGCGGTCATGGAATTACTCTTTCATAAGAGATTGTAAATATATTTATTGTTCTTACGAACTACTACGCGTGTGTGAATAACTAGTACAGACTGATAGGGTCCTGGTGTCATTAGTGTTCTAAACCTTCATATTAGAAGGATGATGAACGCAAATGAACCTGATGATTCTTGCTATTTTCATACAGTaattattaataaataataaacataatgaagtattattggcactccaaaaatctcactctacacttctcacaagtgtatttttctttcccaatatagaaagtttggaatgtagaatgagatttttgaagtgttaataacaattccctaaacaTATCATTGTCATATGTAATAGttattctatttatttatttatttttgttctttttgtttttaaatctaAATCGATAGTCGCTGTCGGGTTTTTAGAATGATTTATGCTCTCTTAGACCTAATGGATAAGAACTTGACATCTCGCCTCCGTCGAACTGCAAGTTCCTTTCACGTACCTACTAATGTCGCAGTTACCATACGAAgatttcatttttttgaaaactaatgaaaaaggtttgaaaactttgagttttaatgataagaacaaaataaaaggtaaagtgaatagtatcataattgactttttagtgtaaatgtgatttttcgttaaagtaaacagtacaacaggcttttcattaaaactcccttgATTTTCAAATCCATTGACCTCAATAATTAAGGGTTGTTACCAAAAGGACAAATGTAGCATCACTCAATTAAGAAGTGGGGTTTAGTGAGTAAAGGGGAACGAATATAATCTCCTTGGTTGCTTTTCTAACCTCAATCACATGGTACATATTCTGATATAGGATGAtttcttttcgatttttaatacaagcaatatttggAACGAATATTTTAAGGTGTTCTAGAGTATGTGATACAACataaatattttgatttttatattttttttataaaaaaaatatgttttgatttttatattaaaaaaaaatttaaaccttaAAGCACTTATACCATAGAAAATTTCTTTCTAGAAAGTGGGGAATTAAACTCTAATTCAAATGTTGGGGTGAAGGTCATGAACAAATTGAGTTTCAAGCCTCTTGCATACGCatgattctttttgttttactcatcaaattatattttcattaatgaCAACAattattgtggagcaaaaacTAACTCAATAAATTCTAGAGCTAACATGTGAactcttataaaaataaaaaataaaaagatgagaATGCACTTATTAAATTGGCAAGTCTCACATTTAATCCACGTGCAGTTTAACATCCTTGAAGTTTGAAGTCTTAAAGATGGGATTAATTACAAAACCTTATCTTTATGCTTTCCTAATTGAAGGTTAACTTCATCAAGTAAGGAACCACAATCATATCCAATTAAGGATATTACAAGAtaatctcaagatattatttattaaataatatcaTCAAGATAATTCGTTTCTCATTCATTTAATGGATGATTCACCTTGACCAATCTGATGCCGGCACATGTTAGGGTAAACCCTACACATGTGATCGACCTATGCTCTATAAATTTCTTGTTCTCCACCAAATATTCTAGTAAGCTTTTGTTACACAATCAAGCCCTAaactctttttttgtttttagagaAATTGACTTAGGAAAGCTAACCCAGACAGCAGGTGGAGCTGAATCTAGCAGGTGGAGCCAAATCTAGCAGAAGCAGCCCAGTCAGGAGGAGAAGCCCAGGCAGTAGTAGTGTTAGCCTAGCCAGCAGGACGGAGGTCCTGACTGGATTCAACGGCTCACCTCAACTATCGCCAGCACAATCGTACTCAATATGAGTACCCATTCGATTGTCTCACCGCAGACCTTTATGATCGCCAGTGATCCATCTCCCCATAACAGTATTCTAGGGCGACCGTGGCTCATGAATATTAGAGCAATGACATCAGTCGAGTACCAGAAGATCTGACTCCCATTGCGAGATGAGGAATTGGAGAAACCAAGTTTGATGAGGTCGCTTTCCTAACGATGCACAATGCAAATTCTGAAGGAGTTGAAAAAGAATTCCTAATCTCAAAACATACTTTGGAGAAACAAAGCAACAACGATTCCCGATCTCAACCTTTTAATGAGGAAATGGACCTTGTATATGAGGACAAGCCTTCGTCGCAGACTTTTGAAGATCTTGAGAAGAAGTTCCTTGATGACATTAGAAATCTAGCTAAGGAGCAAAGTGATGCTGAGGATGTGGAAAATGCTAGGCATAGAGAGGTTAGTTTATATTTAATATCTGGAAGTGAATTTTCCTTTATATTTATGCCTTGGATTCCCGATTTGCTTTATTTGGGTTTTTGTGGTATATTTCCCAACCCCTTTTTTTTCTCTGCAAACaaacatatttttaatttattaggaAAAGTAAAAGTGCATGTTCTATTAGTTAGCCTCATCTTAGTATGCTTACCTTATGAACGCAATATAATGTTTAGaatgccaaatgagatttttcttTACTGTGCATCTGAACGGGTGATGTCTGTAATGTCATATGTAAATGGACTTTCAAACTTGGTTTATGGTTTAGTACAGTAGCTGGATAACTTCGGAATAGTTTTTGGCTGGACACAGTGGAGCAGGTTATAGAAAAAGAATAGCAAAAACTATGGTGTTCGCCGAAACTTGTCACAACTTGACAACATTTTGaagaaattttgggtttttgaaatGCAGGAAGATTCAAAACCTTATGGATAACGAAGTACTCTGCAAGGATGTTTCTGGCGAGCAGGCCAGGGAGTCGCTCATCGTAATCTCTGACCCTGTAGCGGATCAGGTTCTCGACCTGAGTTTTCTGCCTGCACTGTTGGATAGGGTTGCTGCGGCAAATAGGGATGGACATGAGAAGTACGTCTCTGAACTCATGTCTATTTCTAATTTGCAATCTCCTGATATCAAAACTAGATTGTTTGCGATGTAAAAACCGTGAGGATTAGCAGCGAAGCTATCTATAGTGGTCATGGAATTACTCTTTCTTAAGAGATTGTAAATATATTTGTCGTTCTTACGAACTACTACGCGTGTGTGAATAACTAATACAGACTGATAGGGTCCTGGTGTCATTAGTGTTCTAAACCTTCATATTAGAAGGATGATGAACGCAAATGAACCTGATGATTCTTACTATTTTCATATAgtaattgttgatgcacaaaaccggaagggtcttggaacaacgtaaatccgatcgtgaatttgcaagaaagtaaataacacaagatgtatcgtggttcaccccaaggtttgggctacgtccatactgatattgtatttctgagagagagagatatttgaatatgagagtgagagctttaagAGGATGAGTGGGCTTTGTGAGGGTGAGCGGGCatgaggtttgtgagggtgaggaggcctttttatagaataagggctcctcccctttttacatatttgcccctccatttattacataattacatttgagtcccccgagtatttatacgaggtataaatacgaaggccctaagtatggtacaaacagtagtcctccaaattcagtccatgtgtgggccgaagtaactagatgtcatctAGAACTAATAcacgatatgaggcggtgcccaatctgaaatgatgctcaactagaagtagcacatgttgcgaggctgctctgcttgtggcttatgttgccttggttggctcggcttgtggcatttaaaggtgagggagtcccttttatagaataagggctcgctcctcaatacataagtatgggctagagttgatgctcgcggcgaggcggttactcagtaggcggcgatgctctctaatgatggtgagggagtcccttttatataataagggctcgctcctcaatacatgaataatgggctagagttgatgctctctaatgatggtgagggagtcccttttataaaataagggttcgctcctcaatacataaataatgggctaaagtcccccaagtattttttatgagtcccaatatatggtacatagtgtagtccctcaagtcttcgatcaatagagtctattagctggagacttcaaattgaatccatgtatgggccgaagtggcggttgttcggaagcggtatttgtataccctgcactgaagctttgtaggtgaagctttctaagtgaagctttgaagctggagcttttgtaaatgaagcttttgaagctggagctctgtaaatgaagcttttgaagctggagctctgtaaatgaagcttttgaagctggagcttttgtaaatgaagctttcaaagctagagctctataaatgaagcttttgaagctagagctttgtaaatgaagcttttgaagctgattgacatgagtgatgctcatgaatgtttatgtatgattgatatgagtaattctcatgaatgtttaatgctcatgtataatttgaagtactgggcgtacttttgatcacctagtgggtgatgatagcagcaggctgccgaataattttggagtactggacgtacttttgatcacctggttggtgataatagcagcaggctgccgaataattttaaagtactgggcgtacttttgatcacctggttggtggtaatagcagcatgctgccgaataattttttgtagcactggacgtacttttgatcaactggttggtgataatagagggcttggctcttttgggcatatgggccttcgccctccacataacattccagcccatttattttgggctttgccttttttttttattattatttttttattaccctctgatggggtttatacagatgtctccgaaagataagaaaaatacatcattcaaaaataagaaaagtaaatcacatcattctggtggggtgtttattccttgcttttgctttctgcctTTTCTTTTCCACCACACCTCTGTCCCTGTATCTATCTCTGCACTGCTGTCATGCATGTGCTCAGTAAAAACCCAATCTTTCAGATTTTATTCTCTTCTCTCCTTTTGCTTTCTGTtttgcagatggcagacaaaagTAAAGTAAAGTTCTTTTCTTTACTTTGCAGATTGCAGATGGCGGGGGCATGAACTtgtctttcttctcttttcctcTTTACACACAGTCCCGAATGATGCAGCGTGGAATGTGGTCAGGTTCTGAGAGACGCTTTTCCCACCAGTGATTACGGTTTTGCCATTTCATTTAACAGAAAATTACCAAATGACCTAACTCAGAGAGCAGCAGGCTCTAAAATCTCTTCAGAAAACATAGAAGCAGAAGTGAAGGAACGATTCAAAAGTGAGCCAAACCCTCCGAGTCGCCATGATCATTAGTTTGCAGCACCACCACCGATCTCTTGCTCTCTTAAGGTGACAGATGATGGGCTTCAAAGTGCAACTCCAAAAGTgtgatatatataatatatgagagagagagaaagatagacCTTCGTCGATGTGGACACCCAAGAACAGGAGAGAGATGAGGGACATGAGAGTGATGAAGTCTCTGGtctatgcatatatatatatatatatatatatatatatatatatatatataattggtgaCATACATAGTAGACAGCCGGCTGCGGCCTTTACTCAGCTCCAAAACGCAGCACCTTCTCCATGGCAGTCAACCTCGAGCTTCTGGTCTCGGTCTCGACGGTGTATTGCTATGGCCATGTTGTAAACCTACAAAGCCTTGATGAGCGCCATGTGTTCCTTGTTCGTGCTCGCTTGGTCGACCAGCACTCCAGCGCTGCATCCATGGGTTCTCCAGCTTAAAGTTCCGCCCCACAAACGACCTAGGGATCCGACCTGCCTGGACCAAAACAGCCAAGTCCTTGGGCAAGCTCTCCAACCCCCGTTTAGACCGCGCCAACACCATCAACGCCTCCGCCCTGTTCTTTCCGCCGTATCGTCGGGTCTCCTTCCAATCATGCGCAAGAGGCGCATCATATATGGCCATATTCTTGGCATAGGACTTGAGATTAGTCCTCAAACCCATCCTTAAACTCGTTGGTAACATATGATACAAATCGTCCCTTGCTTCCTCGCCTATCTTGAGACCAAAGAAGGAGTCGTTTTCTTCACTGTTGGTGTTTCTACCGGGATTTCAAGTACGAAAGGATGTCTGAACCCAGCTTATCGCTCCCTCCAGCTGAGAAACACAGTCATGAGTCGCCGGATCGGAGTTCACGATCTTGAACAACGCCAAGAGGCGGGAGAGCTCGACGGTGGAGATTTCAAGAGAGAGCTTGAAAAATGGCTTCTGGGTCGGGGTTTGGCGAGTGGTTGATGGTAGATATAGAAGTAAAGCACGAGTCGGGGTAGCATGTTGGAGGGTTACTCAGTGGTAGACTCGTGGATAAGGGCGGTGATCACAATGATGATCATTAGAGTCAGGCAGATGACGACGGGGATGGCAACGACGGAGGAGATGCACTTTTGGAAAAATCCCAGATCTCAAGGTGCTTAAattaagctgtttttttttgtcttttctcCAGCTGGGAGAGAGTTCttggaatgagagagagatagtAGGCTTTAACAAAAGTTGAAATGAAACACGAAAAtcgagggagagaaagagagagagaggacattCAGATGGATtgatgtttttgttgttgttaggcATATGAAAATGGAGAACCGTGGgggtttttctgggaaagttttgggttttttgggtttttgcagattttgcagattcacggtggaggtgaaaaaatgaaagagaaccgacgtAACTTtttgtatcgattcccacagacggcgccaaatgttgatgcaaaaaatggaggggtcttggaacaacgtaaatccgaccgtgaatctgcaagaaagtaaataacataagatgtatcgtggttcaccccaaggtttgggctacgtccacactgatattgtatttctgagggacagagagctctgaatatgagagtgagagctttgagggGATGCTAGGGCTTTGTGAGGGTGAGCGGGCatgaggtttgtgagggtgaggaggcccttttatagaataagggctcttcccctttttacatattttcccctcaatttattacataattacatttgagtcccccgagtatttatatgagatctaaatacgaaggccctaagtatggtacaaacaataattattaataaataataaacataatgaagtattattggcactccaaaaatctcattctacactcctcacaagtgtatttttcttttccaatatagaaagtttacagtgtaaaatgagatttttgaaatgctaAAAACAATTCCCTAAACATATTGTTGTCATATGTAATAGttattctatttatttatttatttatttttgttctttttgtttttaaatctaAACCGATAGTCACTGTCGGGTTTTTAGAATGATTTATGCTCTCTTAGACCTACTGGATAAGAACTCGACATCTCGCCTGTGTCTAACTGCAAGTTCCTTTCACGTACCTATTGATGTCGTAGTTACCATACGAAGATTTCattttttggaaaactaatgaaaaggacttgaaaactttgagttttaatgataaggacaaaataaagggtaaagtgaatagtaccaggattgactttttaaaaaTGTGGTtattcgttaaaatgaacagtacaacagacttttcattaaaacaatCTTGATTCTTCTAATCCATTGACCTCAATAATTAAGGGTTGTTACCAAAGGACAAATGTAGCATCACTCAATTAAGAAGTGGGGTTTAGTGAGTAAAGGGGAACAAATATAATCTCCCAGGTTGCTTTTCTAACCTCAATCACATGGTACATATTCTGATATAGGATGAtttcttttcgatttttaatACAGGCAATATTTGGAACAAATATTTTAAGGTGTTCTAGAGTATgtgatataatagaaatattttgatttttaaatttttttataaaaaaacaatgttttgatttttatattaaaaaatattaaagctTAAAACACTTGAGAGTATCTCATACTCTAGGATAACATAGAAATTTTCTTTCTAGAAAGCGAGGAATTGAACTCTAGTTCAAGTGTCAGGGTGAATGTCCTCTTGCATACGCatgattctttttgttttactCATCaagttatattttcattaatgaCAACAACTATTGTGGAGCAAAAACTAGTTCAATAAATTCTAGAACTAACATGTgaactcttaaaaaaaaaaaaaaatatgagaatgCACTTATTAAATTGGCAAGACTCACATTTAATCCACATGTAGTTTAACATCCTTGAAGTTTGAAGTCTTAAAGATGGGATTAATTACAAATTCTTATCTTTATGCTTTCCTAATTGAAGGTcaactttgttgatgcacaaaaccagaggggtcttggaacaacgtaaatccgaccatgaatctacaagaaagtaaataacacaagatgtatcgtggttcatcccaaggtttgggctacgtccacactgatattgtatttctgagggagagagagctctgaatatgagagtgagagctttgagggGATGAGAGGGCTTAAGAAATGGCTTCTGGGGGTGAGCAGgcttcccctaattgtgagggtgagaggtccttttatagaataagggctcctcacttattacatatttgccccttcctttattacataattacatttaagtcccccaagatttatacgagatctaaatacggaggccctaagtatggtataaatagtagtccaccaagtcttcagtcaagagagtcttttggctggtgACTttaaattcagtccatgtgtgggccgaactaactagatgtcatcttgaattgatacttgatatgaggtggtgctcaaAGAGAAATGATGCttaagtagcacatgttgcgaggctgctcggcttgtggcttatgttgccttggttggcttggcttgtggcgttgaaggtgagggagtcacttttatagaataagggctcgttcatATCAATGTGATGCCGGCATATGTTAGGGTAAACCCTGCACATGTGATCGACCTATGCTCTATAAATATCTTGTTCTCAACCAAATATTATGGTAAGCTTTTGTTACACAATCAAGCCCTaaactctttctttttttagagGTATTGACTTAGGAGAGCTAGCACAGACAATAGGTGGAGCCAAATCTAGCAGAAGCAGCCTAGCCAGGAGGAGAAGCCCAGTCAGCAGCAGCATTGGCCTAGCCAGCAGGACGGAGGTCCTGACCGGATTCAACGGCTCACGTCAACTATCGGCAGCACAATCGTACTCGATATGAGTACCCCTTCGATTGTCTCACCGCAAACCTTCATGATCTCCAGCGATCCATCTCCCCATAACAGTATTCTAGGGCTATCGTGGCTCGTGAATATTAGAGCGGTGACATCAATCGAGTACCATAAGATCCGACTCCCATTGCAAGATAAGGAATTGGAGAAATCAAGTTTGATGAGGCCGCTTTCCTAACGATGCACAATGCAAATTCAACGATGCACAATGCAAATTCTGAAGGAGTTGAAGAAGAATTCTTTCACTCAGGTCGTAGTAGCTGAGGTGCAGATAGACAATTCAACCTCCATTGAATAGCAATTATAGCATGCAGATTAAGAAGATTGCGTCCAGGTCGAGACATCAGCAAACAAGACATGATGGAAACCaaaagaatattaaaaaaaaaaagatctaacgctTAGAACACTCAGAGTATCTCATTCTCTAGGGTACCATAGAAGATCTCTATCAAGAAAGGAGATATTGAACTGTAAATCGAGTTCAGAGTTAAATGCTATTAACAAACTGAGCTACAAGCCTTTTATTCATCAAATTATTTTGTCATTAATGACAACAATTACTAGCAACAAagattccgttgagagatgcTTGGTATCTTGTGAAACATAATGCCAAATAGAAGAAGCAAAACTACAGCACAAGTCCAAAACATCTTGCTATTTTCgtatattaattattaataaataataaacataAGGAAgtattattggcactccaaaaatctcattctacactcctgacaagtgtattttcctttctcaatatagaaagtttggagtgtagaatgagatttttgaagtgctaataacaattccctaaacaTATCGTTGTCATATGTAATAGTtactctatttatttatttatttttgttctttttgtttttaaatctaAATCGATAGTCGATGTCGGGTTTTTAGAATGATTTATGCTCTCTTAGACCTAATGGATAAGAACTCGACATCTCGCCTGCGTCTAACTGCAAGTTCCTTTCACGTACCTACTGATGTTGTAGTTATCATACGAagatttcattttttgaaaaactaatgaaaatgacttcaaaactttgatttttaatgataaagacaaaataaaaggtaaagtgaatagtaccaggattgactttttagtgtaaaaatatgatttttcgttaaagtaaacagtataacaggcttttcattaaaactcccttgATTTTTCTAATTCATTGACCTCAATAATTAAGGGTTGTTGCCAAAAGGACAAATGTAGTATCACTCAATTAAGAAGTGGGGTTTAGTGAGTGAAGGGGAATGAATATAATCTCCCTGGTTGCTTTTCTATCCTCAATCACATGGTACATATTCTCATATAGGATGAtttcttttcgatttttaatacaagcaatatttggAACAAATATTTTAAGGTGTTCTAGAGTATGCGATACAACAgaaatattttgatttttatattttttataaaaaaaaaatatgttttgatttttatattaaaaaaattaaaccttAAAACACGTGTTTGGCATGCTGGATAACACGCTGGATAGTACTATTTAATATTATCCGGTATTTGGTGTCATTCCGTATTAAATTAGCACCGGATTATTTATGAAAACCaaaagaatattaaaaaaataaaaaataaaaaagatctaACGCTTAGAACACTCAGAGTATCTCATTCTCTAGAGTACCATAGAAGATCTCTATCAAGAAAGGAGGTATTGAACTCTAAATTGAATGCAGAGTTAAATGCTACTAACAAACTAAGCTACAAGCCTTTTATTCATCAAATTATTTTGTCATTAATGACAACAGTTACTAGCCACAAAGATTCCGTTTGAGAGATGCTTGGTATCTTGTGAAACATAATGCCAAATAGAAGAAGCAAAACTAAAGCACAAGTCCAAAATTTTCTATTTAAGAGAAAACAGTAAAATGAAAAATCCAAGAAAAAGGTGAAAAATGGAGTTTTTGGGTTTCTGGGGTTTTGTTTTCACAGCTTCAGTTGGTGGATTTGGTGCTCTACTTTTGATCCTAAAGAAAGCAAACGAATGGCTGTTCGTGAGAAAATTGGGTGAAAACAAGCACACTCTACCTCCGGGTGACCTGGGCTGGCCTTTCATTGGCAACACCCTGTCGTTCATCAAGGCTCTAAAATCGGATCATCCGGAGTCGTTCATCTCCAATCATGTCAAAAGGTTTGTCTCTAACCCGCAAA of Malus sylvestris chromosome 6, drMalSylv7.2, whole genome shotgun sequence contains these proteins:
- the LOC126626516 gene encoding uncharacterized protein LOC126626516, whose amino-acid sequence is MLRMWKMLGIERKIQNLMDNEVLCKDVSGEQARESLIVISDPVADQVLDLSFLPALLDRVAAANRDGHEKYVSELMSISNLQSPDIKTRLFAM